From Ascaphus truei isolate aAscTru1 chromosome 17, aAscTru1.hap1, whole genome shotgun sequence, the proteins below share one genomic window:
- the IP6K1 gene encoding inositol hexakisphosphate kinase 1 isoform X1, which translates to MTPASGNTRDASTRAGVRTAPTAPSRRRRPSLTAQRGTCPDPKSLQSCCLVPAPREPSSISPNGEARAVRSVPEMKSPMLELLMQSEVPFQMLDAHSGGSAERISYNPWSLRCHKQQLSRMRSESKDRKLYKFLLLENVVHHFKVPCVLDLKMGTRQHGDDASEEKAARQMQKCEQSTSATLGVRVCGMQVFQVDTGHYLCLNKYYGRGLSAEGFQQALYQYLHNGLHLRQDLFEPILSKLQRLTSVLESQASYRFYSSSLLIIYDGRKRLRTPADSPVPEPPPKVDVRMIDFAHSTYKGFHDDPTVHDGPDKGYVLGLRSLVSVLELMRDKNQ; encoded by the exons ATGACCCCCGCGAGTGGGAATACCCGCGACGCAAGCACTCGCGCCGGAGTACGCACCGCACCAACAGCACCGAGCAGAAGGAGGCGCCCGTCGCTGACAGCGCAGAGAGGTACCTGCCCCgaccccaagagcttacaatcttgttgcTTGGTACCTGCACCCAGGGAGCCGTCCTCTATCTCTCCAAATGGGGAGGCTCGTGCTGTAAGAAG CGTGCCGGAGATGAAGAGCCCcatgctggagctgctgatgcAGTCGGAGGTCCCGTTCCAGATGCTGGACGCGCACAGCGGGGGGAGCGCCGAGCGGATCAGTTACAACCCGTGGAGCCTGCGCTGTCACAAGCAGCAGCTGAGCCGCATGCGCTCCGAGTCCAAGGACCGCAAGCTGTACA AGTTTCTGCTCCTGGAGAACGTGGTCCATCACTTCAAGGTCCCGTGCGTGCTGGATCTGAAGATGGGGACGCGGCAGCACGGCGACGACGCGTCCGAGGAGAAAGCGGCGCGGCAGATGCAGAAGTGCGAGCAGAGCACGTCGGCTACGCTAGGAGTGCGGGTGTGCGGCATGCAG GTCTTCCAGGTGGACACGGGGCACTACCTGTGCTTGAACAAATACTATGGGCGTGGGCTGAGCGCAGAGGGCTTCCAGCAGGCCCTGTACCAATACCTGCACAACGGTCTGCACCTGCGCCAGGACCTGTTTGAGCCCATCCTGAGCAAGCTGCAGCGCCTGACCTCCGTGCTAGAGAGCCAGGCTTCCTACCGCTTCTACTCCAGCTCGCTCCTCATCATATACGACGGGCGGAAGCGCCTGCGGACGCCCGCCGACTCCCCCGTTCCGGAGCCCCCTCCCAAAGTGGACGTGCGCATGATCGACTTTGCCCACAGTACTTACAAGGGTTTTCACGATGACCCCACTGTGCACGACGGGCCGGACAAGGGCTACGTGCTGGGACTGCGCAGCCTGGTCAGCGTGCTGGAGCTCATGCGGGACAAGAACCAGTAA
- the IP6K1 gene encoding inositol hexakisphosphate kinase 1 isoform X3 — protein MCVCQTMEVGKCSKSAVCDRGRGVLLEPFIHQVGGHSSMMRYDDHTVCKPLISREQRFYESLPPEMKEFTPEYKGVVSVCFEGDSDGYINLVAYPYVESEVVDPDDPREWEYPRRKHSRRSTHRTNSTEQKEAPVADSAESVPEMKSPMLELLMQSEVPFQMLDAHSGGSAERISYNPWSLRCHKQQLSRMRSESKDRKLYKFLLLENVVHHFKVPCVLDLKMGTRQHGDDASEEKAARQMQKCEQSTSATLGVRVCGMQVFQVDTGHYLCLNKYYGRGLSAEGFQQALYQYLHNGLHLRQDLFEPILSKLQRLTSVLESQASYRFYSSSLLIIYDGRKRLRTPADSPVPEPPPKVDVRMIDFAHSTYKGFHDDPTVHDGPDKGYVLGLRSLVSVLELMRDKNQ, from the exons ATGTGTGTTTGTCAAACCATGGAAGTGGGGAAGTGCAGCAAGAGCGCGGTGTGCGACCGGGGCCGGGGGGTCCTGCTGGAGCCATTCATCCACCAGGTGGGGGGTCACAGCAGCATGATGCGTTACGATGACCACACCGTGTGCAAACCCCTCATCTCCCGGGAGCAGCGCTTCTACGAGTCCCTGCCGCCAGAGATGAAAGAGTTCACCCCCGAGTACAAAG GTGTAGTGTCCGTCTGCTTCGAAGGTGACAGCGACGGTTACATCAACCTGGTGGCGTACCCCTACGTGGAGAGCGAGGTCGTGGATCCCGATGACCCCCGCGAGTGGGAATACCCGCGACGCAAGCACTCGCGCCGGAGTACGCACCGCACCAACAGCACCGAGCAGAAGGAGGCGCCCGTCGCTGACAGCGCAGAGAG CGTGCCGGAGATGAAGAGCCCcatgctggagctgctgatgcAGTCGGAGGTCCCGTTCCAGATGCTGGACGCGCACAGCGGGGGGAGCGCCGAGCGGATCAGTTACAACCCGTGGAGCCTGCGCTGTCACAAGCAGCAGCTGAGCCGCATGCGCTCCGAGTCCAAGGACCGCAAGCTGTACA AGTTTCTGCTCCTGGAGAACGTGGTCCATCACTTCAAGGTCCCGTGCGTGCTGGATCTGAAGATGGGGACGCGGCAGCACGGCGACGACGCGTCCGAGGAGAAAGCGGCGCGGCAGATGCAGAAGTGCGAGCAGAGCACGTCGGCTACGCTAGGAGTGCGGGTGTGCGGCATGCAG GTCTTCCAGGTGGACACGGGGCACTACCTGTGCTTGAACAAATACTATGGGCGTGGGCTGAGCGCAGAGGGCTTCCAGCAGGCCCTGTACCAATACCTGCACAACGGTCTGCACCTGCGCCAGGACCTGTTTGAGCCCATCCTGAGCAAGCTGCAGCGCCTGACCTCCGTGCTAGAGAGCCAGGCTTCCTACCGCTTCTACTCCAGCTCGCTCCTCATCATATACGACGGGCGGAAGCGCCTGCGGACGCCCGCCGACTCCCCCGTTCCGGAGCCCCCTCCCAAAGTGGACGTGCGCATGATCGACTTTGCCCACAGTACTTACAAGGGTTTTCACGATGACCCCACTGTGCACGACGGGCCGGACAAGGGCTACGTGCTGGGACTGCGCAGCCTGGTCAGCGTGCTGGAGCTCATGCGGGACAAGAACCAGTAA
- the CDHR4 gene encoding cadherin-related family member 4: METARLALPGLVLLLIQAASGQANFGGLPVTVTLPESSAPGTLVYNFTLENCTSLNPKVTISTVSPASNFFNAAALASSGGPDYTVQITLSSSATLNARVVNQYTLDITGSCAGVSFNGQIFVMVTDDVPEPQCEEKFSSQVGDTVQVYANLPASSPVYKVVLRQPKLVPATPNLH; this comes from the exons ATGGAGACAGCCCGGCTGGCACTGCCAGGACTCGTACTCCTGCTCATCCAGGCGGCCAGCGGGCAAG CGAACTTTGGGGGTCTCCCTGTGACCGTGACCCTGCCTGAAAGTTCAGCCCCCGGGACCCTCGTTTATAACTTCACCCTGGAGAACTGTACCAGCCTGAACCCCAAGGTCACCATCAGTACCGTGAGCCCAGCCAGCAACTTCTTCAACGCTGCAGCTCTGGCCAGTTCTGGGGGTCCAGATTACACTGTGCAG ATCACGCTTAGCAGCTCCGCGACCCTAAACGCGAGGGTGGTGAATCAGTACACGTTGGACATCACAGGGTCCTGCGCGGGCGTCAGTTTTAACGGCCAGATCTTTGTCATGGTCACCGACGACGTCCCGGAGCCTCAGTGCGAGGAGAAGTTCTCCAGCCAAG TCGGCGACACAGTGCAGGTTTACGCCAACCTACCTGCTTCCAGCCCTGTATACAAGGTGGTGTTAAGGCAGCCCAAGCTTGTACCAGCAACG cctaacttgcattga
- the IP6K1 gene encoding inositol hexakisphosphate kinase 1 isoform X2: MKSPMLELLMQSEVPFQMLDAHSGGSAERISYNPWSLRCHKQQLSRMRSESKDRKLYKFLLLENVVHHFKVPCVLDLKMGTRQHGDDASEEKAARQMQKCEQSTSATLGVRVCGMQVFQVDTGHYLCLNKYYGRGLSAEGFQQALYQYLHNGLHLRQDLFEPILSKLQRLTSVLESQASYRFYSSSLLIIYDGRKRLRTPADSPVPEPPPKVDVRMIDFAHSTYKGFHDDPTVHDGPDKGYVLGLRSLVSVLELMRDKNQ; encoded by the exons ATGAAGAGCCCcatgctggagctgctgatgcAGTCGGAGGTCCCGTTCCAGATGCTGGACGCGCACAGCGGGGGGAGCGCCGAGCGGATCAGTTACAACCCGTGGAGCCTGCGCTGTCACAAGCAGCAGCTGAGCCGCATGCGCTCCGAGTCCAAGGACCGCAAGCTGTACA AGTTTCTGCTCCTGGAGAACGTGGTCCATCACTTCAAGGTCCCGTGCGTGCTGGATCTGAAGATGGGGACGCGGCAGCACGGCGACGACGCGTCCGAGGAGAAAGCGGCGCGGCAGATGCAGAAGTGCGAGCAGAGCACGTCGGCTACGCTAGGAGTGCGGGTGTGCGGCATGCAG GTCTTCCAGGTGGACACGGGGCACTACCTGTGCTTGAACAAATACTATGGGCGTGGGCTGAGCGCAGAGGGCTTCCAGCAGGCCCTGTACCAATACCTGCACAACGGTCTGCACCTGCGCCAGGACCTGTTTGAGCCCATCCTGAGCAAGCTGCAGCGCCTGACCTCCGTGCTAGAGAGCCAGGCTTCCTACCGCTTCTACTCCAGCTCGCTCCTCATCATATACGACGGGCGGAAGCGCCTGCGGACGCCCGCCGACTCCCCCGTTCCGGAGCCCCCTCCCAAAGTGGACGTGCGCATGATCGACTTTGCCCACAGTACTTACAAGGGTTTTCACGATGACCCCACTGTGCACGACGGGCCGGACAAGGGCTACGTGCTGGGACTGCGCAGCCTGGTCAGCGTGCTGGAGCTCATGCGGGACAAGAACCAGTAA